A single genomic interval of Penicillium psychrofluorescens genome assembly, chromosome: 2 harbors:
- a CDS encoding uncharacterized protein (ID:PFLUO_004144-T1.cds;~source:funannotate): MTSQNTSGSAYVLGVGMTQFLKPRRIREYPELGYEAGVKALTDAHITYDDVQTGVACYCYGDTTSGQRIFYQFGMTGIHIYNTSNACATGSTGLHLARTMVKGGLADCVLVIGFEQMRPGSIRSVWDDRPSPLGPSTKMMEDTYGKHDSPRNAQYFGNAGQEFGAKAEDFAEIARVSHEHSQRNPYAQFRTAYSLDQILDSGAIYGPLTKLQCSPTSDGAAAAVIVSQRFLDARPHLKSQAILMAGQTLMTDGPEVYSRSAIDLVGFNMSRQAAKLAMQEAGVEAKDVKVCELHDCFSTNELLLLDSLGFSEPGKAHEMVRRGDITYGGRGPVINPSGGLISKGHPLGATGVAQCAELTWQLRGWANNRLVPGANVALQHNLGLGGAVVVTVYKRADGCTTLAVSDDEIKRVSGLEYNPATEARCITPRDGERVRSRIKRHDYALKETNGKLSARI; this comes from the exons ATGACATCCCAAAACACTTCAGGCTCGGCATACGTTTTGGGAGTGGGTATGACCCAGTTCCTCAAACCGCGCCGCATTCGTGAAT ACCCCGAATTGGGATACGAAGCTGGAGTCAAGGCTCTCACGGATGCTCACATTACATACGACGATGTCCAAACGGGCGTCGCGTGCTACTGCTATGGCGACACCACTTCTGGACAGCGAATTTTCTACCAATTCGGCATGACAGGCATTCATATCTATAACACCAGCAATGCCTGTGCCACCGGTTCAACCGGGCTTCATTTGGCTCGCACTATGGTAAAAGGAGGCCTTGCGGACTGTGTTTTGGTAATTGGATTCGAACAAATGCGCCCGGGTTCCATCAGAAGCGTGTGGGATGACCGGCCGAGCCCCTTAGGTCCttcgacgaagatgatggaagaCACTTACGGCAAGCACGACAGCCCTCGCAATGCGCAGTACTTTGGAAATGCGGGACAGGA GTTTGGGGCCAAAGCTGAAGACTTCGCCGAAATTGCCCGCGTGTCGCACGAGCACTCGCAGCGCAACCCATACGCACAGTTCCGAACTGCATATTCCTTGGATCAAATCCTTGACTCCGGTGCTATATACGGACCTTTGACCAAGCTTCAATGCAGTCCGACGAGCGacggagcagcagcggcggtCATTGTGTCGCAGCGCTTCCTGGATGCGCGGCCACACCTTAAATCACAAGCCATTCTAATGGCCGGTCAAACTCTAATGACTGATGGGCCGGAAGTTTACTCCCGGAGCGCGATTGATCTAGTAGGGTTCAACATGTCCCGCCAAGCAGCTAAGCTTGCGATGCAGGAAGCAGGCGTGGAGGCCAAGGATGTCAAAGTTTGTGAGCTGCATGATTGCTTTTCTACTAATGAGCTTCTACTTCTGGATTCCTTGGGGTTTTCGGAGCCCGGAAAAGCACATGAGATGGTTCGTCGAGGTGACATCACTTATGGCGGCCGCGGCCCTGTTATTAATCCATCGGGCGGGCTGATCTCTAAAGGCCATCCACTTGGAGCAACAGGAGTGGCACAGTGTGCTGAACTTACATGGCAGCTCCGCGGCTGGGCAAACAATCGACTGGTCCCGGGAGCAAATGTTGCGCTGCAGCACAATCTAGGACTGGGGGGGGCTGTGGTAGTGACGGTCTATAAGCGAGCTGATGGCTGCACCACTCTTGCAGTCTCGGATGATGAAATCAAGAGGGTCTCTGGCCTGGAGTACAATCCAGCCACTGAGGCACGTTGCATCACTCCCCGAGATGGTGAACGAGTCCGAAGTCGGATAAAGCGGCATGACTACGCTCTGAAGGAAACCAATGGAAAACTATCCGCTCGTATATAG
- a CDS encoding uncharacterized protein (ID:PFLUO_004142-T1.cds;~source:funannotate), producing MAENLQSQPPATQSLQLSFPRPGILLVMINREKQRNALPAEAHWEGHNVFSWFDEEPSLLVAVVTGAGQKAFCAGQDLVEQSSSRRKSQTASQLAVMNHPPSGFMGLSQRRGRKPVLAAVNGFALGGGFEICLNCDMVVAAPNAIFGLPEVAVGLYAAAGGLPRLMRIVGLQLASEIAMTGRRLSAQDALDYRLINQISQSAESVVDECLSLAAKITSFSPDGIIVTRQGLREAWDDPSVEHATSRTRHEFVNRLVAGENFKIGVEAFANKRKPKWVPSRL from the exons ATGGCCGAAAATCTGCAGTCGCAGCCACCAGCGACTCAATCCCTGCAACTCTCTTTTCCGAGACCTGGAATCCTCCTTGTTATGATCAATAGAGAAAAGCAACGCAATGCTCTACCCGCTGAAGCGCATTGGGAGGGTCATAATGTGTTCTCCTGGTTTGATGAAGAGCCGTCCTTGTTGGTGGCGGTTGTCACTGGCGCCGGTCAGAAAGCATTCTGTGCCGGGCAGGATTTGGTTGAACAGAGTTCGTCTCGCCGAAAATCACAAACTGCCTCGCAACTCGCCGTGATGAACCATCCCCCAAGCGGATTCATGGGCTTGAGCCAGCGCAGAGGAAGGAAGCCAGTGCTGGCAGCTGTCAATGGATTTGCTCTAGGAGGCGGATTCGAAATTTGCCTCAATTG TGATATGGTGGTTGCAGCTCCTAACGCGATATTTGGACTACCAGAAGTTGCAGTTGGGCTATATGCTGCGGCTGGCGGGCTGCCTCGTTTGATGAGAATTGTCGGTCTTCAGTTGGCGTCCGAGATTGCAATGACGGGCCGCCGACTATCTGCCCAAGATGCATTAGACTACCGCCTAATCAATCAAATCTCGCAGTCAGCCGAATCGGTCGTCGATGAATGCCTTTCTCTGGCAGCAAAAATAACAAGTTTCTCCCCTGATGGGATAATCGTGACACGCCAGGGCCTGCGAGAGGCTTGGGATGATCCAAGTGTTGAACATGCAACTTCGCGGACCAGGCATGAATTTGTGAATCGGCTCGTTGCCGGCGAGAACTTCAAGATTGGCGTTGAAGCATTTGCAAATAAGCGAAAACCGAAATGGGTTCCCTCCCGCCTTTAA
- a CDS encoding uncharacterized protein (ID:PFLUO_004145-T1.cds;~source:funannotate), with translation MGAFYPATPKKKAAKEEDMCEKTGKPEVVHLQVGLPQLLFQLQPNLRLFRLDEAENTSPPSVHGSAEGYVDNLAAKYWIGDLEESEVGLRIDPVTRQATFVLNQVAANRCRTIYKDVLRINENCEASGEKMDDGIRASFTVTQVAVYRVYGGDEFDPWEANADGVIRQI, from the coding sequence ATGGGCGCTTTTTACCCCGCTACTCCGAAGAAAAAGGCTGCTAAAGAAGAGGATATGTGTGAGAAAACTGGAAAGCCTGAAGTCGTTCACCTACAGGTCGGCCTTCCACAGCTTCTCTTCCAACTTCAACCAAATCTCAGATTATTCCGACTCGATGAAGCGGAAAACACCTCTCCACCTTCAGTACATGGATCTGCAGAGGGGTATGTCGACAACCTAGCTGCAAAATACTGGATAGGCGACCTAGAGGAGTCAGAAGTCGGCTTGAGAATTGATCCAGTCACAAGACAGGCGACGTTCGTGCTAAATCAGGTCGCTGCCAATCGGTGCCGAACTATATACAAGGACGTGCTCAGGATTAACGAGAATTGCGAGGCTTCGGGCGAGAAAATGGACGACGGTATCAGGGCAAGCTTCACGGTTACTCAGGTTGCCGTCTACAGAGTATATGGTGGCGATGAGTTTGACCCTTGGGAGGCTAATGCAGATGGAGTGATAAGACAAATTTAA
- a CDS encoding uncharacterized protein (ID:PFLUO_004143-T1.cds;~source:funannotate) gives MFVTIMKLLLFFQVVFPACSLTAGFTLFTDPNEIAGAAFDYVIAGGGLAGLTTAARLTADPNITVLLIESGYFQSSRGSIIEDVTTFGQAFGTSVDHAFDTVSLAISGRPVTIRAGNGLGGSTLINGATWTGPAKVQIDSWESHLGNPGWNWKSVSQYIHKAEKARAPTPEQIAAGHYFDHQCHGLTGAVHVSPRDTGKSWSPIMRTLMKMVRSQGIAINKDLSCGDPQGVSMFLNTIHPNQTRSDTAREYLLDQDDRPNLRILMGQQVGKVLFDNKTNPPLASGVQFGTDGARYEVHVNREVLLAAGALVSPLILEYSGIGLSSVLATVGVPQIVDLPVGLNLQDQTTTTALARIHQDGETQGQAAYFATWNELFDATARPTAQRLLDFQLDQWVDDIISGGEFSNRTALKAQLELYRTWLLEDKVAYAELFLDVSENDMAFGIWVLLPFTRGYVHIVDQDPYLWRVVRNPRYMENDLDRYAQAAATLLARNLTRDKAMQQYVGEEVLPGLVAVPLNATMDEWVTYVAQNFQPNFHPVGTCSMMAKEMGGVVDPAGRVYGVQKLRVIDASIIPTQVSAHLSALLYGVAEKLADVILTDYYGQ, from the coding sequence ATGTTCGTGACTATCATGAAACTGCTACTTTTCTTTCAGGTCGTCTTTCCAGCATGCTCACTTACCGCCGGTTTTACCCTATTCACAGATCCAAATGAAATCGCTGGAGCAGCTTTTGACTATGTCATCGCTGGAGGAGGGCTGGCTGGTCTCACAACTGCGGCACGGTTGACTGCAGATCCAAACATCACGGTTTTATTAATTGAAAGTGGTTACTTTCAGTCAAGCCGCGGGTCTATAATTGAGGATGTGACAACCTTCGGTCAGGCTTTCGGGACCTCTGTCGACCACGCGTTTGACACCGTTTCACTGGCTATCAGTGGGCGCCCTGTAACCATTCGCGCAGGCAACGGACTCGGTGGCTCGACATTGATCAATGGAGCGACATGGACTGGTCCGGCAAAGGTGCAGATAGACTCCTGGGAGTCTCATCTGGGCAATCCAGGATGGAACTGGAAGAGTGTCTCTCAATATATCCACAAAGCGGAAAAGGCTCGTGCCCCAACTCCAGAGCAAATCGCGGCTGGCCACTACTTTGATCACCAGTGTCACGGCCTCACTGGAGCTGTACATGTCAGCCCACGAGATACAGGAAAATCATGGTCACCTATCATGCGGACTCTCATGAAGATGGTCAGAAGTCAGGGTATCGCTATAAATAAAGACCTGAGCTGCGGGGATCCACAAGGGGTTTCCATGTTCCTTAACACCATCCATCCAAATCAGACACGGTCGGATACAGCCCGGGAGTATCTGCTTGATCAGGATGACCGGCCCAACTTGCGAATTCTCATGGGCCAGCAGGTTGGCAAAGTTTTATTTGATAACAAAACCAACCCTCCCTTGGCAAGCGGCGTCCAGTTTGGCACGGATGGGGCTAGATATGAAGTCCATGTCAACCGAGAAGTGCTTCTGGCAGCTGGTGCTCTTGTCTCACCTCTGATTCTGGAGTACTCGGGGATAGGCTTGTCAAGTGTGCTAGCTACAGTGGGTGTTCCCCAGATCGTTGACCTCCCCGTTGGACTCAATTTGCAAGACCAGACCACAACAACCGCGTTGGCTAGGATCCACCAAGATGGGGAAACGCAGGGGCAAGCCGCGTATTTCGCAACGTGGAATGAACTATTCGATGCGACGGCACGACCAACCGCTCAAAGGCTATTAGATTTCCAACTGGACCAGTGGGTTGACGACATCATTTCCGGTGGTGAGTTTAGCAATCGCACAGCCCTGAAAGCTCAGCTGGAGCTCTATCGAACCTGGCTCCTCGAAGACAAGGTTGCCTACGCAGAGCTGTTCCTGGATGTGAGTGAAAACGACATGGCCTTTGGAATCTGGGTGCTGCTGCCGTTTACTCGAGGGTATGTGCATATCGTGGATCAGGATCCATACCTCTGGCGTGTTGTGAGGAATCCTCGGTACATGGAAAACGACCTCGATCGTTATGCCCAAGCGGCAGCCACACTATTGGCCCGTAACCTGACCCGTGACAAGGCCATGCAGCAGTACGTCGGGGAAGAAGTCCTACCCGGCTTGGTTGCCGTTCCCCTCAATGCGACGATGGACGAATGGGTCACCTATGTTGCCCAGAACTTTCAGCCTAACTTTCATCCCGTCGGAACATGTTCAATGatggcgaaggagatgggAGGCGTCGTGGATCCTGCTGGTCGCGTGTACGGAGTGCAGAAGCTTCGTGTGATTGACGCCTCCATAATTCCAACGCAAGTCTCTGCTCATCTGTCCGCGCTGTTGTATGGGGTAGCTGAAAAGCTCGCGGACGTCATTCTCACGGACTACTACGGCCAGTAG